The proteins below are encoded in one region of Clostridium pasteurianum DSM 525 = ATCC 6013:
- a CDS encoding zeta toxin family protein yields MATYTIFAGVNGAGKTSIYKSIYYEMNKTENRINTDEMVARIGSWKDSNLQIKCAREAIKLINFYIKNSISFNQETTLSGKSIVKNIKKAKQKGFYVVMNYIGVDNPNIAKERVKIRVLEGGHGIEEDAIERRYYESFVNLKEILSVCNEINIYDNTNKFTYIAYICKGKIKWRRDIIPEWSRDILK; encoded by the coding sequence ATGGCAACATATACTATATTTGCAGGTGTGAATGGTGCTGGGAAAACATCAATATATAAGTCTATTTACTATGAAATGAATAAAACTGAAAATAGAATAAATACCGATGAAATGGTGGCAAGAATAGGTTCATGGAAAGATAGTAATCTTCAAATTAAATGTGCACGAGAGGCTATAAAACTTATAAATTTTTATATTAAAAATAGTATATCCTTTAATCAAGAAACTACGCTTTCTGGTAAAAGTATTGTTAAAAACATAAAAAAAGCAAAACAAAAAGGTTTTTATGTAGTAATGAATTATATTGGAGTTGATAATCCTAATATTGCAAAGGAAAGAGTTAAAATTAGGGTTTTAGAAGGTGGCCACGGGATTGAGGAAGATGCTATAGAAAGAAGATATTATGAATCATTTGTTAATTTAAAAGAAATATTAAGTGTATGTAATGAAATAAATATATATGATAATACAAATAAATTTACATATATAGCTTATATATGTAAGGGAAAAATTAAATGGAGAAGAGATATAATTCCTGAATGGAGTAGAGATATTTTAAAATGA
- a CDS encoding ATP-binding protein — protein MKNSKIDAAPTREFIINTITKDIRIQAAIFDLIDNSIKAAEFITHYNKLDKFFVSLEFDNSQFQISDNCGGISRKKVLGGALKIGSSLDYKSGHGIGLKRAFLKFGKIITITSNRSDYSCKMIIDVDKWGMKNDWDLYVTKVEYNENIFQGLTINIRNLYNEISRKFSDFKFKKELIEEISMKYRYKLQCGFKIIVNKKYIEPSFIQGDKVAESPYKVIDGMNIKVILYNHVITKENGWDIVINGRVILHRDKSEKTLWSKKLIKSHYSYIRFVGEVLNE, from the coding sequence ATGAAAAATAGTAAGATTGATGCAGCTCCTACAAGAGAATTTATTATTAATACTATAACTAAAGATATAAGAATTCAAGCAGCAATATTCGATTTAATTGATAATTCAATAAAAGCTGCAGAATTTATAACACATTACAATAAATTAGATAAATTTTTTGTTTCTTTAGAATTTGATAATTCACAATTCCAAATAAGTGACAATTGTGGAGGAATTTCACGTAAGAAAGTGCTTGGTGGGGCTCTTAAGATAGGTAGTTCATTAGATTATAAGAGTGGGCACGGTATAGGGCTTAAAAGAGCATTCTTGAAATTTGGTAAAATCATTACAATTACGTCTAACAGAAGTGATTATTCATGTAAAATGATTATTGATGTGGATAAGTGGGGAATGAAAAATGATTGGGATTTATATGTAACTAAGGTTGAATATAATGAAAACATATTTCAAGGATTAACAATAAATATACGCAATTTGTATAATGAAATTTCTAGAAAATTTTCTGACTTTAAATTTAAAAAAGAATTAATAGAAGAGATTTCAATGAAATATAGATATAAATTACAGTGTGGTTTTAAAATTATAGTTAATAAAAAATATATAGAACCATCATTTATACAAGGTGATAAGGTTGCTGAGTCTCCATATAAAGTAATTGATGGAATGAATATCAAAGTGATATTATATAATCATGTTATTACAAAAGAAAATGGATGGGATATTGTTATAAATGGTAGGGTAATTCTTCATCGTGATAAAAGTGAAAAGACTCTTTGGAGCAAAAAACTGATAAAATCACATTATAGCTATATAAGGTTTGTTGGTGAAGTGTTAAATGAATAG
- a CDS encoding AAA domain-containing protein: protein MNQIIVYVSGFPVREASLVLDFGEYIKIIEVKGKTEVYHKSKVAYENSCLNSKQAKAVFEYFKKLSPYISVTEDGRSALFDLYKKITKISENSVLSTYLSGKSIKKHTYNNTTIFPFGFNLSQKKAVNTALENSISVIEGPPGTGKTQTILNIIGNAVCNGKTVAVVSGNNSATANVQEKLEKNVYGFITALLGKYDNKVDFFENKQTDISDLKEWNVEALEEKSLYDKLQGIDKDLNDLLKKQNEMVKLKEQLSKFKVEQKYFEAYFNEEYISTSKYSLFRKWSSDLILNFMPYLERLMLRNNYIKLLSRIVLFVDYGIYKFKYISENQNIVIASLKRDYYNRIIEKTEQKIASLESALKDGSYEKLMEQFIDISSKIFKISIQKRYSKGSRSKYTVKSFKYNFKEFIKDYPVILSTTNSIMTCISENYLFDYLIIDEASQVDLVTASLALACCKNVVIVGDVKQLPQIVSSNIKKISDDIFHESNIGEAYNYSKYSIIASLMKLHKDELPRTLLSEHYRCHPQIIGFCNEKFYDNQLVIMTEENENDVPLKIYKTAPGNHARKDRYGNEKGWYNLRQIEVIRDEIINADKDKYVDSSKVGIICPYRKQVIEANKYFEKTKIEIDTVHKFQGREKDTIIFSTVANYINPFVDDENLINVAVSRAVKEFIMVTSNKLFKQHGTNIGDLTRYIQYNSLEDAVIDSPKVSVFDLLYSEYSEKLLEIMASSKHISEYKSENLMYSVIEEVLSYPEYISFKCVIHIPLNSIVKDFTKLDYEQRKFAENPWTHVDFLIFNKLDKEPVLVVEVDGHENHRNNKDQIRRDKIKDKILNQIELPILRAATNESGEKEKLIEMLDMIIEESSGDGNNKDNEI from the coding sequence TTGAATCAGATTATTGTATATGTATCTGGATTTCCTGTAAGAGAGGCATCCCTAGTGCTTGATTTTGGAGAATATATAAAAATAATTGAAGTTAAAGGCAAAACGGAGGTCTATCATAAGTCAAAAGTTGCTTATGAAAATTCATGTCTTAATTCCAAGCAGGCTAAAGCAGTTTTTGAATATTTTAAGAAATTATCACCATATATAAGTGTTACTGAAGATGGAAGAAGCGCATTATTTGATTTATACAAAAAGATAACTAAGATTAGTGAAAATAGTGTGCTGTCAACTTACTTATCAGGAAAAAGTATTAAAAAACATACATATAACAATACTACAATATTTCCTTTTGGATTTAATTTAAGTCAAAAGAAAGCAGTAAATACAGCCCTTGAGAATTCTATTAGTGTTATTGAAGGGCCTCCTGGAACGGGCAAAACACAGACTATATTAAATATTATTGGAAATGCAGTGTGCAATGGAAAAACTGTTGCTGTTGTATCTGGCAATAATTCTGCAACGGCTAATGTTCAAGAGAAGCTTGAAAAAAATGTATATGGATTTATAACTGCATTACTGGGTAAATATGATAATAAGGTTGATTTTTTTGAGAATAAACAGACAGATATTTCTGATTTAAAAGAATGGAATGTGGAAGCTTTAGAGGAAAAGAGTTTATATGATAAACTTCAAGGTATAGATAAGGATTTAAATGATCTGCTTAAGAAGCAAAATGAAATGGTAAAACTAAAAGAACAACTTTCCAAATTTAAAGTAGAGCAGAAATATTTTGAAGCTTATTTTAACGAGGAATATATTAGTACCTCTAAATATTCTCTCTTTAGAAAATGGTCAAGTGATTTGATATTAAATTTTATGCCATACCTTGAAAGGCTTATGTTGAGGAATAATTACATAAAATTATTGAGTAGAATTGTTTTGTTTGTAGACTATGGAATTTATAAATTCAAGTATATAAGTGAAAATCAAAATATTGTAATTGCTTCACTTAAAAGGGATTATTATAATAGAATAATTGAAAAAACAGAACAGAAAATAGCTTCTTTAGAAAGTGCTTTAAAAGATGGAAGCTATGAAAAACTAATGGAACAATTTATAGATATATCTTCAAAAATATTTAAAATATCCATTCAGAAGAGATATTCTAAGGGAAGTAGAAGTAAGTATACCGTAAAAAGCTTTAAGTATAATTTTAAAGAATTTATAAAGGATTATCCTGTTATATTAAGTACAACTAATTCAATAATGACCTGCATATCAGAAAATTATCTGTTTGATTATTTAATTATTGATGAAGCTTCACAGGTAGATTTAGTTACAGCATCATTAGCTCTTGCTTGCTGCAAGAATGTAGTTATTGTGGGGGATGTAAAACAATTACCGCAAATTGTCTCATCAAATATAAAGAAAATAAGTGACGATATTTTTCATGAAAGTAATATTGGAGAAGCTTATAATTACAGTAAATATAGCATTATAGCTTCTTTAATGAAATTACATAAAGATGAATTGCCAAGGACTTTATTAAGTGAGCATTATAGATGTCACCCTCAAATAATAGGATTCTGCAATGAAAAATTTTATGATAATCAACTCGTAATTATGACTGAAGAAAATGAAAATGATGTACCTTTAAAAATTTATAAAACAGCCCCAGGAAATCATGCACGTAAAGATAGATATGGTAATGAAAAAGGCTGGTATAATTTAAGGCAGATAGAGGTTATTAGAGATGAAATTATTAATGCTGATAAAGATAAGTATGTGGACAGCAGTAAAGTAGGAATTATATGTCCCTATAGAAAGCAGGTTATAGAAGCTAATAAATACTTTGAAAAAACAAAAATAGAAATAGATACTGTACATAAATTTCAAGGAAGAGAAAAGGATACAATTATATTTTCTACAGTGGCAAATTATATAAATCCTTTTGTTGATGATGAAAATTTAATAAACGTAGCTGTATCCCGTGCCGTAAAAGAATTTATAATGGTTACATCAAATAAATTGTTTAAACAGCATGGAACCAATATTGGGGATTTAACTAGATATATACAGTATAACTCATTAGAAGATGCCGTAATAGACAGCCCAAAGGTTTCAGTGTTTGATTTATTGTACAGCGAGTACTCCGAAAAGCTTTTGGAAATAATGGCTTCAAGCAAACATATTTCTGAATATAAATCAGAAAATCTAATGTATAGTGTAATTGAAGAAGTGCTGTCTTATCCTGAATATATATCCTTTAAATGTGTTATTCATATACCTCTAAATTCTATAGTAAAAGATTTTACAAAACTAGATTATGAGCAAAGAAAATTTGCTGAAAATCCATGGACTCATGTTGATTTCTTAATATTCAATAAGTTAGATAAAGAACCAGTATTAGTTGTAGAGGTAGATGGACATGAGAATCATAGGAATAATAAAGATCAAATAAGGAGAGACAAAATAAAAGATAAAATATTAAATCAAATAGAATTGCCGATTCTTAGAGCTGCCACTAATGAGAGTGGTGAAAAGGAGAAGTTAATTGAAATGCTGGATATGATTATTGAAGAGTCTAGCGGGGATGGTAATAATAAAGATAATGAAATTTAA
- a CDS encoding type II toxin-antitoxin system PemK/MazF family toxin: protein MRNMFNRGDIFFADISPVIGNEICGKRPVIIIQNDAANEYSTEVIVAMITAKMSKMKISMHVELNCEDSRLNMNSTVLLEHTPLYNKIN, encoded by the coding sequence ATGAGGAATATGTTTAATAGAGGGGATATATTTTTTGCAGATATTTCACCAGTCATAGGAAATGAAATATGTGGGAAAAGACCAGTTATTATTATACAAAATGATGCAGCAAATGAATACTCAACAGAAGTAATTGTTGCAATGATAACTGCAAAAATGAGTAAAATGAAAATATCTATGCATGTAGAGCTTAATTGTGAAGATAGTAGATTAAATATGAATTCTACTGTTTTATTAGAACATACACCACTTTACAATAAAATTAACTAG
- a CDS encoding type II restriction endonuclease — protein sequence MKNRNFDEWLDKFRISISRYDYYINFNKVVSNVEKIKVELNILNSLIGSKNIENDFENIISKYPETLKCIPTLLAVRQSEIYAQDKDGAFMYNFNEMNFGIEQYSVFMKKTGLFDLISNHLVNNLVDYALGTETGLDSNGRKNRGGHQMEDLVEEYIKKSNVKEYYKEMYLADIETKWDIDLSALSNNGKARKRFDFVVKTDSMIYAIETNFYGGTGGGSKLNETARSYKMLSQESDTVDGFTFVWLTDGTAWRSARGNLRETFDVMDHIYSIDDMENGIMDKVFV from the coding sequence ATGAAGAATAGAAATTTTGATGAATGGTTAGACAAGTTTAGAATAAGTATTTCTAGGTATGATTATTATATTAATTTCAATAAAGTAGTTAGCAATGTAGAGAAAATTAAAGTTGAATTAAATATTTTAAATTCATTGATAGGTTCAAAGAATATAGAAAATGATTTTGAAAATATCATTAGTAAGTATCCTGAGACCTTAAAGTGTATTCCAACATTATTGGCTGTACGCCAAAGCGAGATTTATGCACAAGATAAAGATGGTGCATTTATGTATAATTTCAATGAAATGAATTTTGGCATCGAACAATATAGTGTATTTATGAAAAAGACAGGATTATTTGATTTGATATCTAATCACCTTGTAAATAATTTAGTTGACTATGCTTTAGGTACAGAGACTGGTTTGGACTCAAACGGAAGAAAGAACCGTGGTGGTCATCAGATGGAAGATTTGGTAGAAGAATATATTAAGAAGTCAAATGTTAAAGAGTATTATAAAGAAATGTATTTAGCTGACATAGAAACAAAATGGGATATTGATTTATCTGCTTTATCCAATAATGGAAAAGCAAGGAAAAGATTTGATTTTGTTGTAAAAACAGATAGCATGATATATGCAATTGAAACCAACTTTTATGGTGGGACAGGCGGTGGCTCTAAGCTGAATGAAACAGCTAGAAGTTATAAAATGCTTTCTCAAGAATCTGATACAGTAGATGGATTTACTTTTGTATGGTTAACAGATGGAACGGCATGGCGAAGTGCAAGAGGAAACCTTAGAGAAACATTTGATGTAATGGACCACATTTATAGCATTGATGATATGGAAAATGGCATTATGGATAAAGTGTTCGTATAA
- a CDS encoding DNA adenine methylase: MESKIKPFLKWAGGKTQLLQQIIENLPENIEQIRKYVEPFVGAGAVFLCLASNNCFDEYIINDINHKLINLYIVMRDNCDELIEELRILKELYLSLESIEKKEEFYYKIRDEFNEENSNSIRMGALFVFLNKTCFNGLYRENSKGKFNVPFGKHISPGIYQENEIRDISQVLNTKNSNGELKVKILNTSFENINEYIDNNTFVYFDPPYRPVTLGGFNSYSKSGFNDDSQIKLRDFYDDMDKKGAKLMLSNSDPRILDKDDDFFDLLYKKFSIKRVRASRMINSKGSGRGAISELLITNYDK; this comes from the coding sequence GTGGAGAGTAAGATAAAACCTTTTTTAAAGTGGGCAGGCGGTAAAACACAATTGTTACAACAAATTATTGAAAATTTACCGGAGAATATTGAACAGATAAGAAAATACGTAGAACCATTTGTTGGCGCAGGAGCTGTATTTTTATGTTTAGCAAGTAATAATTGTTTTGATGAATATATTATTAACGATATTAATCATAAATTAATTAATTTATATATAGTAATGAGAGATAATTGTGATGAATTAATAGAAGAATTAAGAATTCTTAAGGAATTATATTTATCATTAGAATCAATTGAAAAAAAAGAGGAGTTTTACTACAAGATAAGAGACGAGTTTAATGAAGAAAACAGTAATAGTATACGAATGGGAGCTTTATTTGTATTTTTAAATAAGACTTGTTTTAATGGTCTCTATAGAGAAAATTCTAAAGGCAAATTTAATGTACCTTTTGGAAAGCATATATCTCCCGGTATTTATCAAGAAAATGAAATAAGGGATATATCACAAGTCCTTAATACTAAAAACAGTAATGGTGAATTAAAAGTAAAAATATTAAATACATCGTTTGAAAATATAAATGAATATATAGATAATAATACATTTGTTTATTTTGATCCACCATATAGACCAGTTACATTGGGCGGATTTAATTCATATAGTAAGAGTGGTTTTAATGACGATAGCCAGATAAAACTAAGAGATTTTTATGATGATATGGATAAAAAAGGCGCTAAACTAATGTTAAGTAATTCTGATCCTAGGATATTAGATAAGGATGATGATTTTTTTGATTTGCTTTATAAAAAATTCTCAATAAAAAGAGTACGTGCAAGTAGGATGATAAATAGCAAAGGAAGTGGTAGAGGTGCTATATCTGAACTGCTAATAACTAATTATGATAAATAA
- a CDS encoding DNA-methyltransferase — MEYIKKDNNYKLLLGDCIKELKKIQSKSVDMIFADPPYKLSNDGITCKSGKMASVNKGSWDKSLGPELDYKFNMKWLKACDRVLKDDGTIWISGTYHIIHLIAFALQKMDYYIINEITWVKPNAAPNMGCRCFTASQETVLWLKKTKKAKHIFNYEQMKEMNGGKQMRSVWEIPTTPKKEKKNGYHPTQKPEALLQRCIRSSTNERNVILDPFCGSGTTGVIAIKNKRKFIGIDINQEYLDLSKKRFDLYLQEDKSSGE, encoded by the coding sequence GTGGAATATATAAAGAAGGATAATAATTATAAGTTATTACTAGGTGACTGTATTAAAGAACTAAAAAAAATTCAAAGTAAATCAGTAGATATGATATTTGCTGATCCACCCTATAAGCTTAGTAATGATGGAATAACATGTAAGTCAGGGAAAATGGCAAGTGTAAATAAAGGAAGTTGGGATAAATCTTTAGGACCCGAGCTTGATTATAAGTTTAATATGAAATGGCTAAAAGCTTGTGATAGAGTTTTAAAAGATGATGGAACTATATGGATATCAGGAACATATCATATTATTCATTTAATTGCATTTGCATTACAGAAAATGGATTATTACATAATAAATGAAATTACTTGGGTTAAGCCTAATGCCGCTCCTAATATGGGATGTAGATGTTTTACAGCAAGTCAAGAAACAGTACTTTGGTTAAAAAAGACAAAAAAAGCAAAACATATATTTAACTATGAACAAATGAAGGAAATGAATGGTGGAAAACAGATGAGAAGTGTATGGGAAATACCAACTACCCCTAAAAAAGAAAAGAAAAATGGTTATCATCCTACTCAAAAACCAGAAGCATTATTACAAAGATGCATTAGATCTAGTACAAATGAAAGAAATGTAATTTTAGATCCATTTTGTGGCTCTGGAACAACAGGTGTTATAGCTATAAAAAACAAAAGAAAATTTATAGGAATAGATATAAATCAAGAATATTTAGATTTATCTAAAAAGAGATTTGATTTATACTTACAGGAGGATAAAAGTAGTGGAGAGTAA
- a CDS encoding TRM11 family SAM-dependent methyltransferase, with translation MSEVFNLETKTLWSFKERGDWGTHKGDYPGNWSPFVPRNIILRYSKDNELILDQFLGSGTTLIEAKLLNRRGIGCDVNSTALETSKNRIEGVNGNNSIKLVKGSAKNMNFIKNESIDLICTHPPYSNIIKYSKDIDEDLSLLNIDEFYESIKEVSKEAFRVLKKGKYCAIMMGDIRRNGCVIPLGFNVMNLFLNQGFRLKEIIIKEQHNCSSTKYWEEISLKKNFYLLAHEYLFVFLK, from the coding sequence ATGAGTGAGGTATTTAATTTAGAGACAAAAACATTATGGAGCTTTAAAGAAAGGGGTGACTGGGGTACCCATAAAGGCGATTACCCAGGTAATTGGAGCCCATTTGTCCCTAGAAATATTATTTTAAGATATTCAAAAGATAATGAGCTGATATTAGATCAATTTTTAGGAAGTGGAACTACACTTATTGAAGCAAAATTACTTAATAGGAGGGGTATTGGATGTGATGTTAATTCTACAGCATTGGAGACATCTAAAAATAGAATTGAAGGAGTCAATGGAAATAACTCGATTAAATTAGTAAAAGGTAGTGCTAAAAATATGAACTTCATAAAAAATGAATCAATAGATTTAATATGTACCCATCCACCGTATTCAAATATTATAAAGTATAGTAAAGATATTGATGAAGATTTATCATTGCTTAATATTGATGAGTTTTATGAAAGTATAAAAGAAGTATCAAAAGAGGCTTTTAGGGTATTAAAAAAAGGAAAATATTGTGCCATTATGATGGGGGATATAAGGAGAAATGGTTGTGTGATTCCATTGGGATTTAATGTTATGAATTTGTTTTTAAATCAAGGATTTAGATTAAAGGAAATAATTATAAAAGAACAACATAATTGTAGTTCTACGAAATACTGGGAGGAGATAAGTTTGAAAAAAAATTTTTATCTTCTAGCTCATGAATACCTATTTGTTTTCTTGAAATAA
- a CDS encoding protein kinase domain-containing protein codes for MAYIELKQGEIISKGNFSFVFDSTKNEGIYNKFLEAEQIFKINYIDFSHKIRMAYEAFALFEEVQRRKQLPEYVGKSEADIEAAIVREITTPSSILNYKNIIIGLCKDRTTEFESVFTKYEYNKNIQNDSENRRVMKKFIRYIYDFGSKSSHINNKIDAQYIPNRENCLKVIVSFHDFLAIYYGVGHKFDSTLIPIRTYIPVPKKICEEMGLNLGVGKRLYVRENKGKIMYSIFSSDIDDISFSQKRDIETINKLWEDNFDDPSNIIRLSENISGSNGDYKYQVYSLPGRPLKISQLLLHELTVDEKLDIIKGICRGIESMHEYEPPFYHRNICPDSFYIFKIKGKYKALLARFDCTKDTAYDAKYTVINTVEKKILNDNTKVYFAPEVINSDVGTNINWEKTDIYSLAQVCIYLLSGKISVDSQESLENLDESDIDDDIKYIILKMISKNPKERPSIKEILDIIN; via the coding sequence ATGGCATATATTGAGCTGAAACAGGGTGAAATAATTAGTAAGGGTAATTTTTCGTTTGTCTTTGATTCCACTAAAAATGAAGGAATATATAATAAATTTTTGGAAGCAGAGCAAATCTTTAAGATTAACTATATTGATTTTTCACATAAAATACGTATGGCTTACGAGGCATTTGCCTTATTTGAAGAAGTTCAAAGAAGAAAACAATTGCCAGAATATGTTGGAAAATCAGAGGCAGATATTGAAGCAGCAATTGTAAGAGAGATTACAACGCCGTCATCTATTCTTAATTACAAAAATATTATAATTGGTCTTTGTAAGGATAGAACAACTGAATTCGAAAGTGTATTCACAAAATATGAATATAACAAGAATATCCAAAATGATTCTGAAAATAGAAGGGTCATGAAGAAATTTATAAGATATATTTATGATTTTGGCAGTAAAAGCTCGCATATTAATAACAAGATAGATGCGCAGTATATTCCTAATCGTGAGAACTGTTTAAAAGTAATTGTATCATTTCATGATTTCTTAGCGATATATTATGGAGTAGGGCATAAATTTGACAGTACTTTAATTCCCATAAGAACCTATATTCCAGTACCTAAAAAGATATGTGAAGAAATGGGATTAAACCTTGGTGTTGGAAAGCGCCTGTATGTAAGAGAGAATAAAGGAAAAATAATGTACAGCATTTTTTCTTCTGATATAGATGATATTTCATTTAGCCAAAAAAGAGATATTGAGACGATTAATAAACTTTGGGAAGATAACTTTGATGATCCATCAAACATTATTAGATTATCAGAAAATATTAGTGGAAGTAATGGTGATTACAAATATCAAGTATATTCATTGCCAGGTCGCCCATTGAAAATTAGCCAACTACTATTGCATGAGCTAACTGTTGATGAAAAACTAGATATTATAAAAGGCATATGCCGCGGAATTGAATCCATGCATGAGTATGAGCCCCCATTCTATCATAGGAATATATGTCCCGATTCTTTTTATATATTTAAGATAAAAGGAAAATATAAAGCTTTACTTGCGAGGTTCGATTGCACTAAAGATACAGCCTATGATGCTAAATATACAGTAATCAATACTGTTGAAAAGAAAATATTGAATGATAACACAAAGGTATATTTTGCTCCAGAAGTTATTAATTCAGATGTAGGAACAAATATTAACTGGGAAAAGACAGATATATATTCATTAGCACAGGTTTGTATATATTTATTATCAGGAAAGATTTCTGTTGATTCACAAGAAAGTTTAGAAAATTTGGATGAAAGTGATATTGATGATGACATTAAATATATTATTTTAAAGATGATATCAAAAAATCCAAAAGAAAGACCAAGTATTAAAGAAATTTTAGATATTATAAATTAA
- a CDS encoding phospholipase D-like domain-containing protein: MIIEELAKKNANAIPNSDIVRYYEAAIPQYCMELVLTMQKEKQLSILQEFILKFVTENIDSIENICTFLGINKTAVHTAVADMQAIELVAVDVFNSKIKITDKGKTALKDAALIVPEDVEYKVFMDALLGDIYLDTKKKYQKKEVRAFDLVPIATHIDKPDITDLSFEDVKTAINRFRKNNLYEKDKLEGNLLSISKMEKVYVEYNKVSVLVYMNRKTQDIELRVYDKQTRRQEYENILLQMYNNDTHIFEFDRKNSVDENEHCPLLNSLPGEIIQGAKEFTQKSNEIEREISQLQTQLTVIKELSEEDELEGDTESATQQIRFLEQKIEEMENERKSADRILYTYDHRPLLIQALKEAQDIVVIISPWIKSGGLNNEILNLIEQAVKRKTRIVIGYGISEKEDSDRWIIDKLKDIKSKKFDGSLELIALNNTHEKVLIMDNKFMIITSFNWLSFKGDPKRGFRQETGYYTESKECISDMKKNLSQPQRLGVSIQ; encoded by the coding sequence ATGATAATTGAAGAACTTGCAAAAAAGAATGCAAATGCAATCCCTAATTCAGACATAGTAAGGTATTATGAAGCAGCAATTCCTCAATATTGTATGGAGTTGGTACTTACAATGCAAAAAGAAAAGCAGTTATCCATTTTGCAAGAATTTATTCTAAAATTTGTTACGGAAAATATTGATAGTATAGAGAATATATGTACTTTTTTAGGGATAAATAAAACAGCTGTTCATACTGCTGTTGCAGATATGCAAGCAATAGAATTAGTTGCAGTTGATGTTTTTAATTCAAAAATTAAAATCACAGATAAAGGAAAAACAGCATTAAAAGATGCAGCTCTTATTGTTCCGGAGGATGTAGAATATAAAGTATTTATGGATGCTTTACTAGGTGATATTTATTTGGATACAAAAAAGAAATATCAAAAGAAAGAAGTAAGAGCTTTTGATTTAGTACCGATTGCCACACATATTGATAAACCAGATATTACTGATTTATCTTTTGAAGATGTAAAGACAGCAATAAATAGATTTAGAAAAAACAATTTGTATGAAAAAGATAAGTTGGAAGGAAATCTTCTTTCAATATCTAAAATGGAAAAGGTTTATGTAGAATATAATAAAGTATCAGTGCTTGTTTATATGAATAGAAAAACTCAAGATATTGAACTTAGAGTTTATGATAAGCAAACAAGACGTCAAGAATATGAAAATATTTTATTGCAAATGTATAATAACGATACACATATTTTTGAGTTTGATAGGAAAAACAGTGTCGACGAAAATGAACATTGCCCATTATTAAACTCATTACCTGGTGAAATTATTCAAGGAGCTAAAGAATTCACTCAGAAGTCAAACGAAATTGAAAGAGAAATTTCACAATTACAAACTCAATTAACAGTTATAAAGGAACTTTCGGAAGAAGATGAATTAGAGGGAGATACAGAATCAGCAACTCAACAGATACGTTTCTTAGAACAAAAAATTGAAGAGATGGAAAATGAACGTAAAAGTGCTGATAGAATTTTATATACTTATGATCATAGACCATTATTAATTCAGGCATTAAAAGAAGCACAGGATATTGTTGTTATTATATCGCCGTGGATAAAATCAGGCGGATTAAATAATGAAATATTAAATTTAATTGAACAGGCAGTTAAAAGAAAAACCAGAATTGTTATTGGATATGGTATTAGTGAAAAAGAAGATTCTGATAGATGGATTATTGACAAATTAAAGGATATAAAATCCAAGAAATTTGATGGAAGTCTTGAACTTATAGCTTTAAATAATACACATGAAAAAGTATTGATTATGGATAATAAATTCATGATTATTACAAGCTTTAATTGGTTGTCATTTAAGGGTGATCCAAAACGTGGGTTCAGACAGGAAACTGGATATTATACAGAATCGAAAGAGTGTATTTCAGATATGAAGAAAAACTTATCACAACCACAAAGATTAGGTGTTAGTATACAGTAG